From Cryptococcus neoformans var. neoformans B-3501A chromosome 6, whole genome shotgun sequence, the proteins below share one genomic window:
- a CDS encoding hypothetical protein (HMMPfam hit to Proteasome, Proteasome A-type and B-type, score: 237.6, E(): 2.2e-68) — protein sequence MNTLLQQVQQPSKLDTLAAAEDEFARSDHAAWGSMAGFGNLSRTGSVSGMSVPRVHDPTSFLDIHTDSMSANPEAKIKIAHGTTTLAFRFKGGIIVAVDSRATAGSYVASGTVKKVIEINKFLLGTMAGGAADCQYWETYLGMQCRLHELRNKERISVAAASKILSNIVYQYKGMGLSMGTMVCGWDKTGPCIFYVDDDGQRLKGDLFSVGSGSTFAYGVLDQGYKWDLSDEEAQELGRRSIVAAGHRDAFSGNTCNLYHVRQEGWEFIGNYDINELWYEYEGKKKAARQAAVGSPMAVEA from the exons ATGAACACCCTTCTCCAGCAAGTACAACAACCGTCAAAGCTCGACACGCTCGCCGCCGCTGAAGACGAGTTTGCCCGCTCAGACCACGCCGCCTGGGGAAGTATGGCCGGCTTCGGTAACCTTTCTCGAACAGGGAGTGTTTCTGGCATGAGTGTGCCCCGAGTGCACGAT CCTACTTCGTTCCTTGACATACATACCGATTCAATGTCTGCCAACCCAGAggccaagatcaagattgCTCACGGCACAACGACTCTCGCTTTCCGCTTCAAGGGAGGTATCATTGTCGCCGTGGATTCTAGAGCTACTGCAGGGAGCTATGTTG CTTCCGGCACTGTCAAGAAGGTTATCGAAATCAACAAATTCCTGCTCGGAACCATGGCCGGTGGTGCGGCGGATTGTCAATACTG GGAAACGTATCTTGGCATGCAGTGTCGACTGCACGAATTGAGGAATAAGGAAAGGATTTCTGTTGCAGCTGCATCCAAGATCCTTTCCAATATCGTCTACCAATACAAAGGGATGGGATTGAGTATG GGTACCATGGTTTGCGGCTGGGACAAGACTGGACCATGTATATTCTACGTCGACGATGATGGGCAAAGACTTAAAGGCGATCTCTTCTCTGTTGGTTCGGGTAGTACTTTTGCCTATGGCGTGCTCGACCAG GGCTATAAATGGGATCTTAGTGACGAGGAGGCTCAAGAGCTTGGACGACGGTCGATCGTTGCTGCTGGTCACAGAGACGCTTTTTCTGGTAATACCTGTAACTTATACCACGTCAGACAAGAGGGCTGGGAATTTATTG GCAACTACGACATCAACGAACTGTGGTATGAATacgaagggaagaagaaggctgctcGGCAAGCGGCAGTTGGATCTCCCATGGCGGTGGAAGCTTAG
- a CDS encoding hypothetical protein (HMMPfam hit to Smr, Smr domain, score: 80.3, E(): 4.8e-21) → MSLVSILTSLLKICCGSQEPTGPQQQQQQHQQYGYPGTVNQQQTAYPPQSQPSWANVAAVGQQQQYQPQQHPQGWQSPMHQQQGGWQSPPHQNGYATGSPSPVHLPAGGVVGPHAPASQHMNDDQINATNQHYVELRNKARKEGDEAHRCFAASQAAYQAGDGAKAHELSVQGKAHQRTQDQLDDQASAWIFNENNKDSPAGTIDLHGLYVKEAIERTEAAISGCQRQGREELRIIVGKGIHSQGGHAKIKPAVENLMRKYNLSAYIDPENTGVLVVDLEGKQTGPRSRDIGGVVDSLGKADEGCTIM, encoded by the exons ATGTCTCTCGTATCCATACTTACAAGCCTACTAAAAATATGTTGCGGCTCTCAAGAGCCTACAGGTCcgcaacaacagcagcaacaacatcaACAATATGGTTACCCAGGCACTGTAAATCAGCAACAAACAGCATATCCCCCTCAATCACAGCCGAGCTGGGCCAATGTAGCTGCCGTTGGTCAGCAGCAACAGTACCAGCCGCAGCAGCATCCGCAAGGATGGCAATCTCCAATGCATCAACAACAGGGAGGATGGCAATCGCCCCCGCACCAAAACGGCTATGCAACTGGTAGTCCTAGTCCAGTTCATCTCCCTGCAGGGGGCGTTGTCGGTCCTCATGCTCCTGCAAGCCAA CATATGAACGATGATCAAATTAATGCAACAAATCAGCATTACGTCGAGCTGAGAAATAAAGCtaggaaggagggagatgaggcTCATCG CTGTTTCGCGGCGTCTCAGGCAGCCTACCA AGCTGGAGATGGTGCCAAGGCTCATGAACTCTCTGTCCAAGGAAAAGCACATCAACGCACACAAGACCAGTTAGACGATCAAGCTTCTGCGTGGATCTTCAACG AAAACAACAAAGACTCACCAGCTGGTACCATTGATTTGCATGGTTTATACGTTAAGGAGGCCATTGAGAGGACGGAAGCTGCCATCTCTGGCTGTCAACGTCAGGGACGGGAGGAGCTCAGGATCATTGTTGGGAAGGGTATCCATTCACAAGGTGGACATGCAAAAATTAAACCTGCTGTTGAGAACTTGATGAGAAA ATACAACCTTTCTGCATATATTGATCCCGAGAACACTGGTGTCCTCGTCGTCGATCTGGAGGGGAAGCAGACTGGTCCTCGGTCGCGGGATATTGGGGGGGTGGTAGATTCCTTGGGGAAGGCAGACGAGGGATGTACGATCATGTAA